The genomic stretch ATTTGACTTTATAGATAccaaaaatttatataaaatatcacttcttttatcgtggcttgatttattaataaaagttcttaaaaaatgacttaaattttaatgatatttgtataattttttttgaataagacgagtggttagatttaaagttaaaaaagttaaatattttataatttaggatgaaaGGAGTACATCCATGATCTAGTATAGTTAGAAGAAATCTCTATTTATTGGCTTTAAAATAAAAGAGGGTGGTctgttattatttttttttaaaaaatccttCCATCACGTTGGTATATGACAGCCAGTTCGAGCGAAGGAAAACAAATTATTACAAGTACCAATATTTTGTTCAAAAAAACATTGTACCTAATAAATCCCGGGTGACCCCCTGTCACGTAGACGCAGCCCACACCAGTCGTGGCAACCCGAACCCCCCACAGGCCACCGGGTCAGATCGCACCCGACCGAACCGGGCCGGCCCGTCTCGCGTCCCGTCGCGTCGCGCGCACCTCCTTCTCCTCCCTCCCCTTCTTCCCCAGGGAGAAAACACCTCGCCTGCATACGGACGACGCACCACCCCCGCTGCCCCCCCGCAACCCCGCTCCACCGCGCCCGATCTCCGGCGTCGACACCGCCGCCTCCGGCGAGGCCCTTTCCGCGCTCTTGAGGCCTCCCCAGGTGCCTTCAGGCCTTCGCAACCCGCCTCGTGGGCTTCCCCGGGCTCCCCTgccccaaaccctaaccctagctcCTGTCTTGGGGCCGTGCATGTTCATCTCCTGCTCCATCGGGCGCTCCATTCGGCTTCCTCTGGCTCCCACGGCCCCGTAGGATCGCAATTGAGGTATGTAGAATGCCGTGCGGTGTTGTGGGTGGGAGGTCCGAGTGGTCAGTGCTGGGGGACTGCACCGGCGGCTGCTGAATTGTGCTGCATTTGGGCTTGGGCGGGCGTGGGGTGGTACATGCGCTGGTCTGCTCCACGTAGTAGTCGCTGAGCCAGAGTTAACTAGTAACGTGCTTGGGCTAAAAGTACGTCATGTCACTTTTCAGTTTGGGAAATGGTGTGGGCGGGCTCAAAAATGTGATTTTTTCTGTACTTGTTCTGACGGTCCTGGACTTTTCTTCTGATATGGAAACTAATGACATCGTTTAAGCAGCCTGTCAGGTTGTGTGTTTTTTTTGGTTACTTGTGCGCCCGCCTTGTTCACATTGCTGctgaatggctgacagattcggctgataagctcaacaTGTCATTTGCAGCGCTTGCTCTTGTTTGTTGGTCACATGCCTTTATGTCAAAGTCTGTCATTGAATTGAATTATCGTGGTTAGACTCATTTTAAATCTTTTTATATGTTTTTCTTTTGCTTGAGTCTTGTATGACAGGAGCGCATTTCTTGTTAGAAACTCTGATTGGTCCGTTGTTTCTGATAGCATTAGTTGGGTGTATGTTGACCGGCTTTTGGTGCAGGGAACAGTGTCTCTTTTCTTGACTTGAGAATCTGAGAGGACACTTTGCAGTTTAATGGCACACACTTCTGACTAGATGTGCATAcaatgatgcatgggcaaagcCTGCTTCTGTGGTCCAGTGGCTATTGAGCTGTGCTCTATGGGAGGTATTGCTGAATGTGGTTTGAGCGTTGACACTAAAGCTTCACCACGTCGTGCAGCCATAGAGAAAGCTCAAGAGGAGCTGAGGTACATATAAACTAATAGACCTTGCTCTGAACTTACATATGCCTTCTCTACATACCTGATGCTCAGCAATGCAAAACTCCAGGCAGGAATACGATGTCCGTGAAGAACGGAGGAGGGAGCTTGAATTTCTGGAGAAGGTTTGCATTGGCATCCTTATGGTTTGCACATTGAATTTGCGTCAGAActtttttccttgtttattcAGCACTTAATGTTGCAGGGAGGCAATCCCTTGGATTTCAAACTTGGCCATGTAGCTTCGCTTAGTGTACAGTCCACTTCTGTGACAGAACAGATAGCTGAACAAAATGTGATAAGGTGATAACTAATTACTGATCTATCATTTGATAACATTGTTTATTCATCTAAGCCTTTTGTGTCTATTATTGTACCGCAGTGAGGCCAAAGGTAGTTTTGCATTTGCTACATCACCTCATGGGGATTCTGTTGAAAGCAGTGACAAGCCAGGAAATTCGTTGTGCCGTGAAGGCAATACAGCCGATAATCTTATGCTTTTGGATGGAGATGCCAGCAACATAGGTGGGGAGAAACTTTCGAAACGTGGAACTAAGAGAACTAATTCAGTTCAAGCCGAGCAGTTCCTGCACTGTGATGGTCAGAACAATGcaaaagaaggagaagattctgggttgctccgtcttggtccAAAGAGCCAAGCATACGCACGACGTAGGTCAAAGTCTATCAGAGAGAATGCAAATAGTGCATCTGTTAGGCATCCGCCAATTCCTCCTTTGAGTTCTCAGCAAAAAGATGTAACGGGGATAATCCCAGAAACCAAGACTGAGGATACTGGTGTTTCATCCATTGGTGATTCAAAACCGACTAGTCCTAACTCTAAAAATATGCTGAAAAACGCATCATTACTGAATGATAAGGTGGCAATGGAGACGGAAAATGTTCAAGCAATTCCTGAAGGCAACCAAACATCCAAAAATGAGTTATCAAACAGCAACAATGGCAGTCCTGCTATGGAGATTTCACCAAACAGTGTGCCTGATAATTCTCATCTTACTGTAGGTGATCAGATGGCTACTGCATTTGCTTCTGTGGAGTCCCCAGATGCTATTTCAAAAGTAGCTGCCTCAAGGATAGTCTGTTCTCTCCCATCTATATCCAATGAAATATCGAAAGAAGCACAGACTCTTGAGAAGGCAGGTAATAGCCCATCCATGGTAAGTGTGGTTGACATTCATGCAGATGGTATGGATAACAATGGTGCGACACCTTACTCTGCTGTCAAAAGTGCTAGTTTGAATGAAAATGAAGTCGATCCAATTCATGCATATGCTGCCAAAGCAGTTACTGAACATCCAGGTCAAAATGAGAATCTTGTACCAGTGAATGCAGATGAAATGGCTGATGAAGGCTTGAATAAGATCCTCCCTGACAACAAGGATGATAAGAAAGATGGTCAACTGGAAGTTAGTAGTCGGCCTGTCGTTTTGGATGACAGTTCTACTCCTGCACATCCTGAATTTAGcaattccttctatgcgaaagATGAAAAAGAAGTTTGTAACAATGCAGTAGATTCAAAAAATAATGCAGAACAGCTTGCTACTTCTAATCAGGGAAAAGGGAACATGGAGGAATGCAAAGATTCTGATGGAAATAATGCAAGTGAATCAAGTGTTGCCCAAAAGCTAGCTTCTGTTACTGTGCCCCCTGCCACAGACACAGGTGATGTGAGTAACTTTGTAGAAAATGATGTTGAGAAATCTAGCAGAGATCAGGAGAAGATAGCAAAGAAGGAATCTGAAGATTCTGTTGTTGCAAAGAAGGATTATGAAGATGCTATCCTCAGAAGGGCACGGTATATAGAGGTATACCTAGTATATAAACCCTTCCTTTCTGATAGTGCTCTTTTGCTTCTAAAAAGGGAAAACTCATTACTTTGCACAGGCAAACATTAAGAGGGCTGGTGAACGGTCTCTCTGCAATATTTCTTTGGAGAAGAAGCGGAAGAGCCACTGGGATTTTGTTCTGGAGGAGATGGTCTGGATGGCAAATGACTTCATGCAGGTTCTTCTTCAAGTGTTCCTTCTATGAACTGAAATATTTTTGCTGTGTAGCTCCCAATTGTTGACTCGAAAAACTTATTTGAATATCTCACTTCCATAATAGGAGCGCATGTGGAAAAATGCAGCTGCAGCACAGATGTCCCACTGGGTTTCTTCTAGAGGACGAGCGGCATTTGAAGAAGCAAGCATTCAGAGAAAGCAGAAATCTGTTGCCAGAGTTCTGGCCAATGGTATTATGAGCTTTTGGCGTTCAGTCCATACTTTACAAGCTAGTGGTGGTATTCTTAAACCAATGCAAATAGAGCAATCAAATGGGCTAGAAGAAAATAAGCTGGGTGGGTTCAAAGCAGAGAAACCGGTAAGCAAAATGAATATACTGATTAATTTTTTTGTACTTTGCCAGAATGCTTAAGGACTTCATGTTTATTTGTAAGTGACCCAGTTTAATGGAAATGTTAATGGCTCTTGATGTTTGAGCTTTATGTTTATATAGCTTGGTGTATTTGGCATTTGATATTAGGGTGATATTGAATTTGTACAGGATGAGGAGTGTTTGGAGCACGGAAAGTCTCGTCAGTCTCCTATTCATAGCTATGCACTTAGGCTTCTTGAGTACAACATTGATGCATCTGAATGTCTACCATTAGCCGAAGCACCACCAACTCCTGACAGGCTAAATGATTTTGGCATTTTGAAAGTACCTGATCAACTTTCAGAAGTAATCTATCTGAACACTGTTCTTTTCATAACCTGTTTGTTTGCACTGTTTTTTTTTCCATCAAAGTGCTAGTAAACCTGATACAGCAACTGAGGATGGGTCACATCTCTCAGACTTTTGTTCTCTTTGGCTCGAATTTGGGTGACTATTCCTTGTGTACAATGCCATCGAGTTCCTCCTAGGTTGATCAAGTTTTTTAATAAACAGTAAAACCTGAAATGACCTAACAGGATAtgcaaaagaaaatgctaatgatccGCCCCTAATTTCAGGTAAATCTCTTTTACGGCGTAGCACCTGGTGCAATGCAGGCATACAGGGAGTCTATGGAGCATCTCTTTGTTTATAATAACAAGGTAAGGAGATAGTCTTGGTACTCTAATAGCCTTAGACTTTTTTGACTACCAGGTTATTTTGTTAAGGGCGTGTTTGCTTCATGGTCTCCCAGGCGAGCTGCCTGCCAGTCGTCCGAAATCGGATGTCTAAGGGCGACGCTCGCGCCAGGCAAAACAGTCTGGGAGCAAAGCAAACATGCCCTAAATGTTGAAAACTTGAGCACACTGAAACATATATCTTTTCGGTAGAATACATGGTCAAGTGTTTCGCTTGTGTATCATTTTGTAACGGTTAACAGTAATACTATGTTACTAAATTGTTTTTATCTTTCTcgttttctttctttctctctgGTCCTTATGGCTCTTGTTGAGCATCATTCACTAGTGTACCTCAACATGCTTGGGAATAAAGGCTTTGTTGTTGCTGTTGTTTCACTTTTGATTGCTCTTCAATTGCTGTTTTCTAGGAAAAGCTCCGTATGTTAACTGTTAAGCAGTGGGGTTGCAAAATGCACTAGTCTCTTTCCAAGTATCTGCTTGGTATTATGGCTATAGAATCTTGGGTGTTAATAGCTACCTTGTCAACACAAATGCTAACAGGAAACGCCTATAAGATACATGTTGACACAATACTGTTATGTCCATTTGCATTTCTGCCCTTTTCTGTGTGGTTGTAAAATGGACTTATTGAAATTAATATCTATTTGTTCCAGAAAATTGGTAACACTGTACTCAAGGATGATTATGAGCCATCAAGATATGCATCTGTCACAGGTATTATTATGTGTTTCATATTCTTACCAACATAAACTATATACCACTATTCTCTAATTTCCTGTGTTATTATGTGTTTCATGTTCATGCCAACACTAAATTTTGTGTAGATGTCCCTATGGACAATGCatatggagatgatgaaaggGAGACACGCACCTATTTATTGCCTGGAGCTTATGATGGTGGTTTGGCATCAAAAAATAGTCACAAAAAGAAGCACCCTTTGCCGCAGAGGATAAATGGCGTAAGGTCGTATGAAATTGGTGCTGACAGTCCTTATGAACCACCGTATTTGGAAAGCAAATCAGGAAACCAGCAACTCTTATCGAACGGCAAACGAACAGACTTCCTCTCCATTCCTATAAAACGCATCCGCACAGCAGCTAGGCAGCGGGTTGTGAGTCCATTTCCTGCTGGTGCTTCTGGGACCCCTCAATTCACAAATAAAACAGACGCATCTAGTGGAGACACAAACTCCTGTCAGGATGATCAAAGTTCATTACATGGAGGGTCATTTTCCAGGAAGAATGCAGATGTAGAGTCCACTGTTGATTTTGACAGACAATTGTTGTATGATGGTAGTGAGGTGTCTACAAAAtctaaaaagaagaaaaagactaAGCACCCAGGGTACAAGGCACTACCAAATGTGGCCGAATCTTGTTCATTGATGGCTCCTGGAAAGGTTAATGCTTTGTGCAAAATTTTCACTATTTTTGTTGGTGGCTTTGTTTGATAGAGGAAGTTTCTGGTGATTTTTTCAGGGCACTTATGATCCCAGGTCTCAGATCGATATGATAGCTCAATATGAGCAGGTATactttttcttctatatttgaTTATATTGCTTGAAATAGATCATTGCAACTAAATTTTATGTCAATAATTTAAGTTTTGTGGTGGCTATCCATACTTCTATTTAGTAACAAATTGCTGAATAACAGTCTGTAATGATTTAaagttctgaaaaaaaaatcttcGTGCTAAATGAATTTGGACGTGCATCATGTATTATATCGCTCTTTTGTGTGTTCTAACGCTGAGATCTGGGAATGCC from Sorghum bicolor cultivar BTx623 chromosome 3, Sorghum_bicolor_NCBIv3, whole genome shotgun sequence encodes the following:
- the LOC8078630 gene encoding chromatin modification-related protein EAF1 B, whose translation is MGKACFCGPVAIELCSMGGIAECGLSVDTKASPRRAAIEKAQEELRQEYDVREERRRELEFLEKGGNPLDFKLGHVASLSVQSTSVTEQIAEQNVISEAKGSFAFATSPHGDSVESSDKPGNSLCREGNTADNLMLLDGDASNIGGEKLSKRGTKRTNSVQAEQFLHCDGQNNAKEGEDSGLLRLGPKSQAYARRRSKSIRENANSASVRHPPIPPLSSQQKDVTGIIPETKTEDTGVSSIGDSKPTSPNSKNMLKNASLLNDKVAMETENVQAIPEGNQTSKNELSNSNNGSPAMEISPNSVPDNSHLTVGDQMATAFASVESPDAISKVAASRIVCSLPSISNEISKEAQTLEKAGNSPSMVSVVDIHADGMDNNGATPYSAVKSASLNENEVDPIHAYAAKAVTEHPGQNENLVPVNADEMADEGLNKILPDNKDDKKDGQLEVSSRPVVLDDSSTPAHPEFSNSFYAKDEKEVCNNAVDSKNNAEQLATSNQGKGNMEECKDSDGNNASESSVAQKLASVTVPPATDTGDVSNFVENDVEKSSRDQEKIAKKESEDSVVAKKDYEDAILRRARYIEANIKRAGERSLCNISLEKKRKSHWDFVLEEMVWMANDFMQERMWKNAAAAQMSHWVSSRGRAAFEEASIQRKQKSVARVLANGIMSFWRSVHTLQASGGILKPMQIEQSNGLEENKLGGFKAEKPDEECLEHGKSRQSPIHSYALRLLEYNIDASECLPLAEAPPTPDRLNDFGILKVPDQLSEVNLFYGVAPGAMQAYRESMEHLFVYNNKKIGNTVLKDDYEPSRYASVTDVPMDNAYGDDERETRTYLLPGAYDGGLASKNSHKKKHPLPQRINGVRSYEIGADSPYEPPYLESKSGNQQLLSNGKRTDFLSIPIKRIRTAARQRVVSPFPAGASGTPQFTNKTDASSGDTNSCQDDQSSLHGGSFSRKNADVESTVDFDRQLLYDGSEVSTKSKKKKKTKHPGYKALPNVAESCSLMAPGKGTYDPRSQIDMIAQYEQKDYIKKRPETHQFESNGNFVVNGLHAAKKPKLLNQAPDISLEGLTPVGPMASPAASQMSNMANPTKVIKISTRGRKNKGLKMPAGHSGPGGPWSSFEDQALVVLVHDMGENWELVSDALNSIIQLKCIYRRPNECKERHKLLMDKSCDGADSADDSGSSQHYSSALPGIPKGSARQLFQRLQGPFEEETLKTHFEKIIFLGQKLHQTRRKGEIQELRQINPLHTSHVFALSQACPGNLSGVILTPLDLCDGPSNSDALSIGYPGSHTSGLALPNNNCSVGPTLPTSNMNVRLPGSPGMVLGSNSPLPLNAPSRDAQRYGVPRPTSIQGDEQSRIHYNQMVNGRNLQQPGVPVPGVLPPGVDRGARMMPPAHGVGIMTGLNRGTPVTRPGFPRLGSPGNMSPNNGQGLKNTVNVHPGAIPGPGSTMLRPRDPMQMLRPGQNSEEHRQMMMPEFQLQVSQGNNHAVHFNGPPYSNTGASSPVQSFPVQQSQPHQMPQQSHMYGNTHLPHTQGTNQSNPQQQQAYAMRLAKERHIQQMMPQQQRPLSGASAVPAVQNGSQMQQQSQGSATGVIPATQPQHKQQHPAQNAQGNPMLPHQPSATTSHKQKKQQGQQQPRQNQQQRNQGSQQAKLMKSLGRGNMVHQSPVDVTQASGISTSCKNQVSDKNVMQQGPGHFVGGKGSIPSIPQSGNQPKVYTSQMPLSPMQTPDISNQGAVKGSSNHTLLTSQQGSLHSPSQLAQQQQQQQQLRYMNPSQNNMQRLIMQQNRHVNTDGRIELPVDQVQHNQVMSSASLARSTDSGSPGISSISQRKQESAHDPSAISSSSQLASSPQDTFVGSDKLLPSSSQSMLQRQMSGGVPIHGHGIGGQVQLQQSRQQLQSQQQQQQQQRPVVQGGVYAHPSNSGPG